From Candidatus Eisenbacteria bacterium, the proteins below share one genomic window:
- a CDS encoding tetratricopeptide repeat protein: MRPLKTPGPAFRRAGLAAVLLLGPAAASHVQAREYVCFSLVRAHSLLQSEVLAPPLLAELGFITRPKGIVVDASRGDVVVVGVRDPDSPAILLDDLVVALRVARVEKVAYPGLSIEPAPWHADPWEHRVIYTGKIEGTRLGLVCYEADVLLKKMCLGTVPTGSPDVISPWVLGACYRPARREEEGGTKTYFYPLGVAVSVVGNAAYLQADRITVQCGTQSGRPADPPLARFLLDLNEHFDEVASYHTVLEDLRNVCCLYALARGLQKVTACPDLGYWLREYRPARVPTPEWTPVIARGVRGLSSHRVSAGKIEVRAEAEYLEDGDAVALARIVLESRPAGDPLVWSFAIRGDSLTTAGDSDEAAAIEAESRARFQAAREEAGGAVALECSPTLLGEPVMGTLGHSADARAWMALGLAREAQGRRAEASEAYRRAIGHGSPAAVHRRAYERWLRLRSALGLEPFDRLPPGFGPFSPCVVTARLESLPRLAASQALMPDSLKKLGYHDALAVPLRGFLSMALTNRVRCGLSATLDLRSNLALTGKRAPLGSGPDSVDFQNRTRGIYVMPGSLELAAEYLALDGMWSSPYLLAAASFSRSTGTQPLVAYYPFLRKGWKVIPRTAPARHAATGWSLAMRFEQPVRLGSWLCLQAFGSGYVSGVREPTAGLDLTYRSILAMSPDAYEYGIGGRFRVQDVRAGGTAEEASVHAALARNAGGVGRSLELALFRLREPKERPTLYVTVSLEFAFALAETWRWL, from the coding sequence GTGCGCCCGCTAAAGACGCCCGGCCCGGCGTTCCGCCGTGCGGGCCTGGCCGCGGTCCTGCTCCTGGGCCCAGCCGCGGCGTCGCACGTCCAGGCGCGGGAGTATGTCTGCTTCTCGCTGGTCCGCGCTCACTCCCTCCTGCAGAGCGAGGTGCTAGCGCCGCCTCTACTCGCCGAACTGGGCTTCATAACGCGCCCGAAAGGGATCGTGGTGGACGCCAGCCGCGGCGACGTCGTGGTGGTGGGGGTGCGGGACCCTGACTCCCCGGCGATCCTTCTGGACGATCTGGTGGTCGCGCTACGCGTGGCCCGCGTGGAGAAGGTCGCATATCCCGGCCTGAGCATCGAGCCCGCGCCCTGGCACGCGGATCCCTGGGAGCACCGCGTCATCTACACCGGAAAGATCGAGGGAACGCGGCTGGGGCTCGTGTGCTACGAAGCCGACGTCCTGCTCAAGAAGATGTGCCTGGGGACCGTTCCGACCGGTTCTCCGGATGTGATCAGTCCGTGGGTTCTGGGAGCCTGCTACCGGCCTGCCAGGCGGGAGGAGGAAGGGGGGACGAAGACCTACTTCTACCCGCTGGGGGTGGCCGTGTCGGTCGTTGGCAACGCGGCCTACCTTCAGGCGGACCGCATCACCGTCCAGTGCGGCACCCAGAGCGGCCGTCCCGCCGACCCCCCCCTGGCCCGGTTTCTCCTCGACCTAAACGAGCATTTCGACGAGGTCGCCTCCTATCACACCGTCCTGGAAGACCTCCGAAATGTGTGCTGTCTCTATGCGCTGGCCCGCGGGCTCCAGAAGGTGACGGCATGCCCTGACCTGGGGTACTGGCTCCGGGAGTACCGGCCGGCCCGGGTCCCGACGCCGGAGTGGACGCCGGTCATCGCCCGGGGCGTGCGCGGCCTCTCGTCGCACCGCGTATCGGCGGGGAAGATCGAGGTGCGGGCCGAAGCGGAGTACCTCGAGGACGGGGATGCGGTGGCGCTGGCGCGCATCGTCCTGGAGAGCCGCCCGGCCGGCGACCCCCTGGTGTGGAGCTTCGCGATCCGGGGCGACTCGCTCACCACGGCTGGCGATTCGGACGAGGCGGCCGCCATAGAGGCCGAGTCGCGCGCCCGCTTCCAGGCTGCGCGGGAGGAGGCCGGCGGGGCCGTGGCGCTCGAGTGCTCGCCGACGCTCCTGGGGGAGCCCGTTATGGGCACCCTAGGGCATTCCGCCGACGCTCGCGCGTGGATGGCCCTCGGCCTGGCTCGCGAGGCGCAGGGCCGACGGGCGGAGGCATCCGAGGCCTACCGCCGAGCGATCGGGCACGGCTCTCCGGCGGCCGTGCACCGCCGAGCCTACGAGCGCTGGCTCCGTCTCCGCAGCGCTCTGGGGCTGGAGCCATTCGATCGCCTTCCGCCGGGCTTCGGACCGTTTTCCCCGTGCGTCGTCACCGCCCGGCTCGAGTCGCTGCCGAGGCTGGCCGCCAGCCAGGCGCTCATGCCCGACTCCCTCAAGAAGCTCGGATACCATGACGCGCTGGCGGTGCCGCTCCGGGGCTTCCTCTCGATGGCACTTACGAACCGGGTGCGGTGCGGCCTGTCGGCTACCCTCGACCTTCGCTCGAATCTCGCGCTGACCGGGAAACGTGCGCCGCTTGGTTCCGGCCCCGACAGCGTGGACTTCCAGAACCGGACTCGGGGGATCTATGTCATGCCGGGATCCCTCGAGCTCGCCGCCGAGTACCTCGCCCTCGACGGCATGTGGTCGTCGCCGTACTTGCTGGCCGCGGCCTCGTTCTCCCGGTCCACCGGCACACAGCCCCTGGTGGCGTACTATCCCTTCCTGCGAAAGGGCTGGAAGGTCATTCCGCGGACCGCACCGGCCCGGCACGCCGCGACCGGATGGTCGCTGGCGATGCGGTTCGAGCAGCCGGTGCGGCTGGGGAGCTGGCTCTGCCTGCAGGCCTTCGGCTCGGGGTACGTTTCCGGCGTTCGCGAACCCACAGCGGGCCTGGACTTGACGTACCGCTCGATCCTGGCCATGAGCCCGGATGCGTACGAGTACGGGATCGGAGGTCGCTTCCGGGTCCAGGACGTCCGAGCGGGCGGAACGGCCGAGGAGGCCAGCGTGCATGCCGCCTTGGCTCGCAACGCCGGTGGGGTCGGGCGGAGCCTCGAGCTCGCGCTGTTCCGGCTTCGAGAGCCGAAGGAGCGACCCACGCTGTACGTCACCGTGTCGCTGGAGTTCGCCTTCGCTCTTGCCGAGACATGGAGGTGGCTGTGA
- a CDS encoding tetratricopeptide repeat protein, giving the protein MTMRHPAKSVRFGALLLLLAGSVFLGVGRGAARPLLGNSGITDAVMRNDWADVLQRLQAVPVDTLDIPSGLLSAHALLALNRCDEAAARFLSFSAWREDTSWRDFTADLAAAQPGSATAHYLAGDALARLGDTAGALKELDLAVSQDSTCWLARNARGVLRAVDYQGREDPAADIEILHAALADFRRVSRDRPEFLDAWLNRAITHLTANQFEGARECFDRAASLSRGCALADNGRAVLRLHSGDLEGARRDIIHADSLLPGYPYIVVNARSMLAGDSETGDPLFRIARLDRAIAADSTRGWSSATWADFGREFKDFGLNTLASVGGMMGGDPSAIYNSWDRTFDSARNLGSFDYSTMFGGVYLDVQMLEGTRKVAATYALGYGCAR; this is encoded by the coding sequence ATGACCATGAGGCATCCGGCAAAGTCCGTTCGTTTCGGTGCACTCCTGCTGTTGCTCGCCGGTTCGGTGTTTCTAGGGGTCGGCCGGGGAGCGGCCCGTCCGCTTCTGGGGAATTCGGGGATCACCGACGCCGTGATGCGGAACGACTGGGCGGATGTGCTGCAGCGGCTCCAGGCGGTGCCCGTCGACACTCTCGACATTCCGTCCGGCCTCCTCTCGGCGCACGCTCTCCTCGCCCTGAACCGCTGCGACGAAGCGGCCGCCCGCTTCCTGTCCTTCAGTGCGTGGCGCGAGGACACGTCGTGGAGGGACTTCACGGCGGACCTGGCAGCGGCACAGCCGGGATCGGCGACCGCCCACTACCTGGCCGGCGACGCGCTGGCGCGCCTGGGCGACACCGCCGGAGCACTGAAGGAGCTCGACCTCGCCGTGAGCCAGGATTCCACCTGCTGGCTGGCCCGCAACGCTCGGGGCGTGCTCCGCGCCGTCGACTACCAGGGCCGTGAGGATCCGGCGGCCGACATCGAGATCCTGCACGCGGCGCTCGCCGACTTCCGCCGCGTGTCTCGGGATCGTCCGGAGTTCCTGGATGCCTGGCTGAACCGGGCGATCACCCACCTCACCGCTAACCAGTTCGAGGGCGCCCGCGAGTGCTTCGACCGCGCCGCGTCGTTGAGCCGGGGGTGCGCGCTCGCCGACAACGGCCGTGCGGTTCTGCGGCTCCACAGCGGCGACCTGGAAGGGGCCAGGCGCGACATCATCCACGCCGATTCGCTCCTTCCCGGCTATCCGTACATCGTCGTCAACGCCCGTTCGATGCTCGCCGGCGATTCCGAGACGGGGGATCCCCTGTTCCGGATCGCGCGCCTGGACAGGGCGATCGCCGCGGACAGCACCCGTGGCTGGTCCAGCGCGACCTGGGCCGACTTCGGGAGGGAATTCAAGGATTTCGGCCTAAACACCCTGGCCTCCGTGGGGGGGATGATGGGCGGGGACCCGAGCGCAATCTACAACAGCTGGGACAGAACCTTTGACAGCGCTCGGAATCTCGGCAGCTTCGACTACAGCACTATGTTCGGCGGCGTCTATCTTGACGTCCAGATGCTCGAGGGGACGCGCAAGGTAGCGGCCACCTACGCACTCGGCTACGGGTGCGCCCGCTAA